The Tardiphaga alba genome includes a window with the following:
- a CDS encoding TetR/AcrR family transcriptional regulator: protein MAKKMITPGHDLLLRVNQAFLDHGYAGLSMVGLARICGFTQRALYYYFSNKEEAFRAAVQFRNEQAIATAIAAGTALRQEGASALDIVACVVDLRYSETRQMLTQSPHTIELTAEAFRRCRDIVVRTSADFQTALEKLVADLQSQHRLELTGRFTAAEIAQALADGGRAVSQAIPLTDANDCSARYRQTCEFVLYGCAAYPSSTEPVMSAAR from the coding sequence ATGGCCAAGAAGATGATCACCCCCGGGCACGACTTGTTGCTCAGGGTCAACCAAGCTTTCCTCGATCACGGTTATGCCGGACTATCGATGGTCGGCCTCGCCCGTATCTGCGGCTTCACGCAGCGCGCGCTGTATTACTATTTCAGCAATAAGGAAGAGGCATTCCGGGCAGCCGTCCAGTTTCGGAATGAACAGGCCATCGCCACGGCCATCGCTGCCGGCACCGCACTTCGCCAGGAAGGCGCCAGCGCGCTCGATATCGTCGCCTGCGTTGTGGATCTGCGCTACAGCGAAACGCGGCAAATGCTGACGCAGTCACCGCATACGATCGAGCTGACCGCTGAAGCATTCCGACGTTGCCGCGACATCGTGGTTCGGACGAGCGCCGATTTCCAGACCGCACTGGAAAAGCTTGTCGCAGACCTGCAAAGCCAGCATCGCCTCGAACTGACCGGCCGCTTCACAGCCGCCGAGATCGCGCAGGCGCTTGCCGACGGCGGCCGCGCCGTCAGTCAGGCCATTCCCCTGACGGACGCAAATGATTGCTCGGCGCGCTATCGGCAGACATGCGAATTCGTGCTGTATGGCTGTGCGGCATATCCGTCATCGACGGAGCCTGTCATGTCAGCGGCGCGGTAG